A genome region from Corvus hawaiiensis isolate bCorHaw1 chromosome 4, bCorHaw1.pri.cur, whole genome shotgun sequence includes the following:
- the RPS19BP1 gene encoding active regulator of SIRT1, translating into MSAALLRRGLELLEPPARAKAPPGLQRGRAGPRAAGAARRRKRAPEPGRNKATVKGRVVKSAIEEYHKKKPVNHLRENLQYMLKGRVVADKTVTEQVLAQNRGRKSKDQPPEKTEKKKPEGTVFTEEDFRKFEREYFGIP; encoded by the exons ATGTCGGCAGCGCTGCTGCGCCgcggcctggagctgctggagccgcCGG CTCGGGCAAAGGCGCCGCCGGGACTCCAGCGAGGCCGGGCCGGCCCCagggcggcgggcgcggcgaGGCGGAGGAAGAGGGCACCGGAGCCTGGCAGGAACAAGGCCACGGTTAAGGGCAGAGTCGTGAAGTCGGCGATAG AGGAGTACCATAAGAAGAAGCCTGTGAATCACTTGAGAGAAAACCTGCAGTACATGTTGAAGGGACGGGTTGTTGCAGACAAAACCGTCACAGAACAA GTTCTTGCTCAGAACAGAGGTAGGAAGTCCAAGGATCAGCCtccagagaagacagaaaagaagaagcCCGAAGGCACTGTGTTTACCGAGGAAGATTTCCGTAAATTTGAGAGGGAATACTTTGGGATACCATAA